A single window of Pseudoduganella plicata DNA harbors:
- a CDS encoding MFS transporter produces the protein MNNPLLIAAACLLALLSTVGTSLPYPILPPLFASGVSNGLNAFLGLPPKLLFGIALTVNPVGLLIGATLLGPVSDRFGRRPVLLATAFGAAAGHAVTALALVLESYPLFIVARFVTGLMEGNSSVARALLAERLTGPERVRGLSLLNGAFHLGWLAGPLLAGLTVGFGIAVPFLVAIAALVLAGMLVMAALPATRHGAPLMGKPDSLWQVARRNNVLRLLRHPELRTLFVIQLACSAGVTAFYDFFPLWLVEVGGFGTQRIAIVNTGLCAVMTGAAVLAGRGAGGDPLRRAAAYACAIAVAVGGVAVGNLWVGVGAIVLFGIPNAFYNATMQPWAAERFERHGQGAVMGLLSTTFCLASILTALAGAVLVLIDTRLVLGVGAALSLWAGWRLRRWRVQLSATAAHEQLMKSPI, from the coding sequence ATGAACAATCCATTACTCATCGCCGCCGCGTGCCTGCTGGCGCTGCTTTCCACCGTGGGTACGTCGCTGCCGTATCCGATCCTGCCGCCGCTGTTTGCCTCCGGCGTCAGCAATGGACTGAACGCGTTTCTCGGCTTGCCGCCGAAGCTGCTGTTCGGCATTGCGCTCACCGTCAATCCCGTCGGCCTGCTGATCGGCGCTACGTTGCTCGGCCCTGTTTCCGACCGCTTCGGCCGCCGGCCGGTGCTGCTGGCCACCGCCTTTGGCGCGGCGGCCGGGCATGCCGTGACGGCACTGGCGCTGGTGCTGGAGTCGTATCCGCTGTTTATCGTCGCACGTTTCGTCACGGGCCTGATGGAAGGCAACAGCTCCGTGGCGCGCGCGCTGCTGGCCGAGCGGCTGACGGGGCCCGAGCGTGTGCGCGGCCTGTCGCTGCTGAACGGCGCGTTCCACCTGGGCTGGCTGGCCGGTCCGCTGCTGGCCGGACTGACGGTGGGCTTCGGTATCGCGGTGCCTTTCCTTGTCGCGATTGCCGCCCTGGTGCTGGCGGGCATGCTGGTCATGGCCGCGTTGCCGGCCACGCGGCACGGCGCGCCTCTGATGGGCAAGCCGGATTCGCTGTGGCAGGTCGCGCGGCGCAACAACGTCCTGCGCCTGTTGCGCCATCCCGAACTGCGAACGCTGTTCGTCATCCAGCTGGCGTGCAGCGCCGGTGTCACGGCCTTTTATGATTTCTTCCCGCTGTGGCTGGTGGAAGTGGGCGGCTTCGGCACACAGCGCATCGCCATCGTCAACACGGGACTGTGCGCCGTGATGACGGGCGCGGCGGTGCTGGCCGGACGCGGCGCCGGCGGCGACCCGCTGCGCCGTGCGGCCGCGTATGCGTGTGCGATCGCGGTGGCAGTAGGCGGCGTTGCCGTTGGCAACCTTTGGGTGGGCGTCGGGGCGATCGTATTGTTCGGCATCCCGAATGCGTTCTACAATGCGACGATGCAGCCTTGGGCCGCCGAGCGATTCGAACGGCACGGGCAGGGCGCCGTCATGGGCCTGCTGTCGACAACGTTCTGCCTGGCCAGCATCCTGACGGCACTGGCCGGCGCCGTGCTCGTGCTGATCGACACCCGGCTGGTGCTGGGCGTTGGCGCGGCGCTGTCGCTGTGGGCCGGCTGGCGGCTGCGCCGCTGGCGCGTACAACTGTCGGCCACGGCCGCACACGAACAACTGATGAAATC
- the trxC gene encoding thioredoxin TrxC, with protein sequence MTTTPLHVVCPHCDGVNRVPAERLVEGPTCGKCQLDLFTGKPADLASARFTKHIERNDIPVLVDFWAPWCGPCRTMAPFYEQATKKLEPHVRVVKLDTEANQDIGARYAIRSIPTLALFRNGREVARQAGAMDANNILAWVGRNLG encoded by the coding sequence ATGACCACTACTCCTTTGCACGTCGTCTGCCCGCACTGCGACGGCGTCAATCGCGTACCGGCCGAACGGCTCGTTGAGGGGCCGACCTGCGGCAAGTGCCAGCTCGACCTGTTTACCGGCAAGCCGGCGGACCTTGCCAGCGCGCGCTTCACGAAGCATATCGAACGCAACGACATTCCCGTGCTGGTGGATTTCTGGGCGCCGTGGTGCGGCCCGTGCCGGACGATGGCGCCGTTTTACGAGCAGGCCACGAAGAAGCTGGAGCCGCACGTGCGTGTCGTCAAACTCGATACGGAAGCGAACCAGGATATCGGCGCACGCTACGCCATCCGCAGCATTCCGACATTGGCATTGTTCCGCAACGGCCGGGAAGTGGCCCGGCAGGCCGGGGCGATGGATGCCAACAATATCCTGGCCTGGGTGGGGCGCAATCTCGGTTGA